The proteins below come from a single Archangium lipolyticum genomic window:
- the cysC gene encoding adenylyl-sulfate kinase, giving the protein MAQTTGFTVWLTGMSGTGKSTMAEYIAARLRQVDRNVEILDENEVGDALWQGIGDSKDERITTVRRLGYVAGLLTRNNVAVLVPCVSPYKAGREENRRAIGRYIEVYVDCPTEKLIERDSTGRYKKALSGEIPNFIGITEPYEPPASAEVVIHSNVESVEDGAMKIFQSLLDLGYVTVDELKIITGKKMKAQPPTKKQVSRAPTKTPVVAATKAAGKGAKARPAARAARVAKPAAKKAAAPKRKAR; this is encoded by the coding sequence ATGGCGCAGACGACTGGTTTTACCGTTTGGCTGACCGGCATGTCCGGGACCGGCAAGAGTACGATGGCTGAATACATCGCGGCCCGGCTCCGGCAGGTTGATCGCAATGTGGAGATTCTCGACGAGAACGAGGTCGGGGATGCTCTGTGGCAGGGCATTGGAGACAGCAAGGACGAGCGGATCACGACCGTCCGCCGGCTGGGGTACGTGGCCGGACTGCTCACGCGCAACAACGTGGCGGTGCTGGTTCCGTGCGTGAGCCCGTACAAGGCGGGGCGCGAGGAGAACCGCCGTGCGATCGGCCGGTACATCGAGGTGTACGTGGACTGCCCGACCGAGAAGCTGATCGAGCGGGACTCCACGGGCCGCTACAAGAAGGCGCTGAGTGGGGAGATCCCCAACTTCATCGGCATCACCGAGCCGTACGAGCCGCCGGCGTCGGCCGAGGTGGTGATCCACTCGAACGTGGAGAGCGTCGAGGACGGGGCGATGAAGATCTTCCAGTCGCTGCTGGACCTCGGGTACGTGACGGTGGACGAGCTGAAGATCATCACCGGCAAGAAGATGAAGGCGCAGCCGCCGACGAAGAAGCAGGTGTCGCGCGCGCCGACGAAGACGCCGGTGGTGGCGGCGACGAAGGCGGCGGGCAAGGGCGCCAAGGCGCGTCCGGCGGCCCGTGCGGCGCGGGTGGCCAAGCCGGCGGCCAAGAAGGCGGCCGCTCCCAAGCGCAAGGCTCGCTAG
- a CDS encoding aminopeptidase has protein sequence MARSKSKHRRVQHKIRQKWKRQEKRKAAAKAAEGEKK, from the coding sequence ATGGCCCGCAGCAAGAGCAAGCACCGTCGCGTTCAGCACAAGATCCGCCAGAAGTGGAAGCGCCAGGAGAAGCGCAAGGCCGCCGCCAAGGCCGCCGAGGGCGAGAAGAAGTAG
- a CDS encoding response regulator: MTEEAIVTSPPIRVFVVEDQTRILKNQLRLLESHRDIEIVGTALSGEAALEDVARVNPEVLLLDLGLPRMSGIDVTRHVKAQWPHVEILIFTIFDEEDKVLEAVKAGASGYLLKGTPADKIIEAIKEVRAGGTVIQPNLARRLLRHFRVEPDAGPVPTAPAAPAPAATTTPETPPAPTSDGPGEPLLKPLSDRETEILQLIAKGVSNSEAAKLLDLSKATIRTHLEHIYRKLEVTNRVEAVTEGIRKGLISV; the protein is encoded by the coding sequence ATGACCGAAGAAGCGATCGTGACCTCCCCTCCCATCCGCGTCTTCGTCGTCGAGGACCAGACACGGATCCTCAAGAACCAGCTCCGCCTGCTCGAGAGCCATCGGGACATCGAGATCGTCGGCACCGCGCTGTCCGGCGAAGCCGCGCTCGAGGATGTGGCCCGCGTCAACCCGGAGGTCCTCCTGTTGGACCTGGGCCTGCCGCGCATGAGCGGCATCGACGTCACCCGCCACGTCAAGGCGCAGTGGCCCCACGTGGAGATCCTCATCTTCACCATCTTCGACGAGGAGGACAAAGTCCTCGAGGCAGTGAAGGCCGGAGCCTCGGGCTACCTGCTCAAGGGCACGCCCGCGGACAAGATCATCGAGGCCATCAAGGAGGTGCGCGCCGGAGGCACCGTCATCCAGCCCAACCTCGCGCGCCGGCTGCTGCGCCACTTCCGCGTGGAGCCCGACGCGGGCCCCGTCCCCACCGCGCCCGCCGCCCCGGCTCCCGCCGCCACCACCACGCCCGAGACGCCGCCCGCCCCCACCTCCGACGGCCCCGGCGAGCCCCTGCTCAAGCCGCTGTCGGACCGCGAGACGGAGATCCTCCAGCTCATCGCCAAGGGCGTGTCCAACAGCGAGGCGGCCAAGCTGCTCGACCTGTCCAAGGCCACCATCCGCACCCACCTGGAGCACATCTACCGCAAGCTCGAGGTCACCAACCGCGTGGAGGCCGTCACGGAGGGCATCCGCAAGGGCCTCATCTCCGTGTGA
- a CDS encoding sensor histidine kinase → MEPALVLEEDKADSHRRARVRAVLERRKLTDSVSAEQATASWEQDRFVARARALFYARLMFLTLGLLILAVPTWSFYFGLQSTFAFVGYFAMLLYSVANFLVIDHPRAGRWVTYITLCLDLVIMVVLIAKPQVGGGLQSPLLATQLLFTALFAILYPKPLAILPPMLALPITTRLDLLLNRDVTAVEVLTLLWYSGLNFIIVYVLVYLNEREAAAHREVVELQGDLKELAVVEERSRLAREIHDGLGASLSSMIIQTEYILGMAREDSLRSEIQELKTTAEESIEELRRNLQMMREDFELTQGLEDYVKSFSQRTQLDIRFERGGLARKLSPDAQLALFRILQECLSNAVKHAQPKRVDVKLDYAMDQVHLSVRDDGKGFDPGRTPRGHYGLLNMRERAMKLGGNLIVDSAPGTGTRVSFSLPSSP, encoded by the coding sequence ATGGAACCCGCGCTCGTCCTCGAGGAAGACAAAGCCGACTCCCACCGGCGCGCCCGCGTGCGCGCGGTCCTGGAGCGGCGCAAGCTGACGGACAGCGTCTCCGCCGAGCAGGCCACGGCCTCCTGGGAGCAGGATCGCTTCGTGGCCCGGGCCCGCGCCCTCTTCTACGCGCGGCTCATGTTCCTCACCCTGGGCCTGCTCATCCTCGCGGTGCCCACCTGGTCCTTCTACTTCGGCCTCCAGAGCACCTTCGCCTTCGTGGGCTACTTCGCGATGCTGCTCTACAGCGTCGCGAACTTCCTGGTCATCGACCACCCCAGGGCCGGCCGCTGGGTGACGTACATCACCCTGTGCCTCGACCTGGTCATCATGGTGGTGCTCATCGCCAAGCCCCAGGTCGGCGGCGGTCTCCAGAGCCCGCTGCTCGCCACGCAGCTGCTCTTCACCGCCCTCTTCGCCATCCTCTATCCCAAGCCGCTGGCGATCCTCCCGCCCATGCTGGCGCTGCCCATCACCACGCGCCTGGATCTGCTCCTCAACCGCGACGTCACCGCCGTCGAGGTGCTCACCCTCCTGTGGTACTCGGGCCTCAACTTCATCATCGTCTACGTGCTCGTGTACCTGAACGAGCGCGAGGCGGCCGCCCACCGCGAGGTGGTCGAGCTCCAGGGCGATCTCAAGGAGCTGGCCGTGGTGGAGGAGCGCAGCCGGCTGGCGCGTGAAATCCACGACGGCCTGGGCGCCTCGCTCTCCTCGATGATCATCCAGACCGAGTACATCCTCGGCATGGCCCGCGAGGACTCCCTGCGCTCGGAGATCCAGGAGCTCAAGACCACCGCCGAGGAGTCCATCGAGGAGCTGCGCCGCAACCTGCAGATGATGCGCGAGGACTTCGAGCTGACACAGGGGCTCGAGGACTACGTGAAGAGCTTCAGCCAGCGCACCCAGCTGGACATCCGCTTCGAGCGCGGGGGCCTCGCGCGCAAGCTGTCGCCGGATGCGCAGCTCGCCCTGTTCCGCATCCTCCAGGAGTGCCTCTCCAACGCCGTCAAGCACGCCCAGCCGAAGCGGGTGGACGTGAAGCTCGACTACGCCATGGACCAGGTGCACCTCTCCGTCCGCGACGACGGCAAGGGATTCGATCCGGGGCGCACGCCCCGCGGTCACTACGGCCTGCTCAACATGCGCGAGCGGGCCATGAAGCTCGGCGGCAACCTCATCGTGGACTCGGCACCGGGGACTGGTACCCGGGTGTCCTTCTCCCTCCCCTCCTCTCCATGA
- the clpX gene encoding ATP-dependent Clp protease ATP-binding subunit ClpX yields MKKEHHVNLSCSFCGKSQREVRKLIAGPTVYICDECIKLCNDIIADENEREEGKPQVSLPTPMEIKAFLDDYVIGQDQAKKVLSVAVYNHYKRIYQKKPTARPRPGMKPSGSEDVELSKSNILLVGPTGSGKTLLAQSLARFLNVPFTIADATSLTEAGYVGEDVENIIQNLLHNADYDVEKAARGIVYIDEIDKIARKGDTPSATRDVGGEGVQQALLKIIEGTRANVTPRGGKKYNQQEYVQVDTTNILFICGGAFHGIDGVIKRRVGEKGLGFGAKITHREERSVGELLAMVEPEDLMKFGMIPEFIGRLPVVATLNDLKEEDLITILTQPKNALIKQYQKLFEMEKVKLTFTKEALKAIAKEAMRRNSGARGLRAILEDAMLDIMYDVPYRDGVKECKITETVVTKHEPPQLVMEKEKKSA; encoded by the coding sequence GTGAAGAAGGAGCACCACGTCAACCTGTCCTGCTCGTTCTGCGGCAAGTCGCAGCGTGAGGTCCGCAAGCTCATCGCGGGCCCCACGGTCTACATCTGCGACGAGTGCATCAAACTGTGCAACGACATCATCGCGGACGAGAATGAGCGCGAGGAAGGCAAGCCGCAGGTGAGCTTGCCGACGCCGATGGAGATCAAGGCGTTCCTCGATGACTACGTGATCGGTCAGGACCAGGCGAAGAAGGTCCTCTCGGTCGCGGTCTACAACCACTACAAACGGATCTACCAGAAGAAGCCTACGGCACGGCCGCGTCCGGGGATGAAGCCCTCGGGCTCGGAGGACGTGGAGCTGAGCAAGAGCAACATCCTGCTCGTGGGCCCCACGGGAAGCGGCAAGACGCTGCTGGCGCAGTCGCTGGCGCGCTTCCTCAACGTCCCGTTCACCATCGCGGACGCGACCAGCCTGACCGAGGCCGGTTACGTGGGCGAGGACGTGGAGAACATCATCCAGAACCTGCTCCACAACGCGGACTACGACGTGGAGAAGGCGGCGCGAGGCATCGTCTACATCGACGAGATCGACAAGATCGCGCGCAAGGGTGACACGCCGAGCGCCACGCGAGACGTGGGCGGCGAGGGCGTGCAGCAGGCGCTCTTGAAGATCATCGAGGGCACGCGGGCCAACGTCACGCCCAGGGGCGGGAAGAAGTACAACCAGCAGGAGTACGTGCAGGTTGATACGACGAACATCCTGTTCATCTGCGGCGGTGCGTTCCACGGCATCGACGGAGTGATCAAGCGCCGTGTGGGCGAGAAGGGCCTGGGGTTCGGGGCGAAGATCACCCACAGGGAAGAGCGGAGCGTGGGCGAGCTGCTCGCCATGGTGGAGCCGGAGGACCTGATGAAGTTCGGGATGATTCCCGAGTTCATCGGCCGCCTGCCGGTGGTGGCGACGCTGAACGACCTGAAGGAAGAGGATCTGATCACGATCCTCACGCAGCCGAAGAACGCGCTGATCAAGCAGTACCAGAAGCTGTTCGAGATGGAGAAGGTGAAGCTGACCTTCACGAAGGAGGCCTTGAAGGCGATCGCCAAGGAGGCCATGCGTCGCAACTCGGGAGCGCGCGGCCTGAGGGCGATCCTCGAGGACGCCATGCTCGACATCATGTACGACGTGCCGTACCGGGACGGCGTGAAGGAGTGCAAGATCACCGAGACGGTGGTGACCAAGCACGAGCCGCCCCAACTGGTGATGGAGAAGGAGAAGAAGTCAGCCTGA
- a CDS encoding DmpA family aminopeptidase: MANPPETESTEKRVRARELGIPLGRFKTGRHNAITDVEGVLVGHSTIIRGEGPLRPGHGPVRTGVTAILPNRGNIFMERMNGGGFVLNGAGEVSGMTQLMEWGLVETPILLTNTMSVGAVADGMARHMVERYPGIGDEHDVIIPIVGECDDSYLNDIAGRHVRAEHVFEAIRNASEGPVPEGNVGGGTGMVTCDFKGGIGTASRKLPEALGGYTLGVLVMSNFGKMHNLRVGGLPVGEVLAEKFKDTPRRGQTYGSIIAVVATDAPLLSHQINRLCKRVALGIGRVGSYAAHGSGEIVVGFSTANIIPRRTQKMVYKLKILLDQRLDPLYEAVMEATEEAILNSMCMATSMRGVNDNFVPALPLDEVRRFVQACRPIFASVKKRPQQTSAPVAREKPADVDKEGEVRAGAVLPTEVRGAEGIPFPTRPAPDDIEDSSSGGSSGS, translated from the coding sequence ATGGCCAACCCACCCGAGACGGAGTCCACCGAGAAGCGCGTGCGAGCCCGGGAGCTGGGCATCCCGCTGGGCCGCTTCAAGACCGGCCGGCACAACGCCATCACCGACGTGGAGGGGGTGCTCGTCGGGCACAGCACCATCATCCGGGGCGAGGGGCCGCTGCGGCCCGGTCACGGGCCCGTGCGCACGGGCGTCACCGCCATCCTCCCCAACCGGGGCAACATCTTCATGGAGCGCATGAACGGGGGCGGCTTCGTGCTCAACGGAGCCGGAGAGGTCTCCGGCATGACGCAGCTCATGGAGTGGGGCCTGGTGGAGACGCCCATCCTCCTCACCAACACCATGTCCGTGGGCGCGGTGGCCGATGGCATGGCCCGCCACATGGTGGAGCGCTACCCGGGCATCGGTGACGAGCACGACGTCATCATCCCCATCGTCGGCGAGTGCGACGACAGCTACCTCAACGACATCGCCGGCCGGCACGTGCGCGCCGAGCACGTCTTCGAGGCCATCCGCAACGCCTCGGAGGGTCCGGTCCCCGAGGGCAACGTGGGCGGCGGCACCGGCATGGTGACGTGCGACTTCAAGGGCGGCATCGGCACCGCCTCGCGCAAGCTGCCCGAAGCCCTCGGCGGCTACACCCTGGGCGTGCTGGTGATGTCCAACTTCGGCAAGATGCACAACCTGCGCGTGGGCGGCCTGCCCGTGGGCGAGGTGCTCGCCGAGAAGTTCAAGGACACGCCCCGGCGCGGGCAGACGTACGGCTCCATCATCGCCGTGGTGGCCACGGACGCCCCGTTGCTCAGTCATCAGATCAACCGCCTGTGCAAGCGTGTGGCGCTGGGCATCGGCCGGGTGGGCAGCTACGCGGCGCACGGCTCGGGGGAGATCGTCGTGGGCTTCTCCACCGCCAACATCATCCCCCGGCGCACCCAGAAGATGGTCTACAAGCTGAAGATCCTCCTGGATCAGCGCTTGGATCCTCTCTACGAGGCGGTGATGGAGGCCACCGAGGAGGCCATCCTCAACTCCATGTGCATGGCCACCTCCATGAGGGGGGTGAACGACAACTTCGTCCCGGCGCTGCCGCTGGACGAGGTGCGGCGCTTCGTGCAGGCCTGCCGGCCCATCTTCGCCTCGGTGAAGAAGCGCCCCCAGCAGACGAGCGCCCCCGTGGCCCGCGAGAAGCCGGCGGATGTGGACAAGGAGGGAGAGGTCCGCGCCGGCGCGGTGTTGCCCACCGAGGTCCGAGGGGCGGAGGGCATCCCGTTCCCTACACGTCCGGCCCCGGACGACATCGAGGACTCCTCATCCGGGGGAAGTTCTGGTAGTTAG
- a CDS encoding AgmX/PglI C-terminal domain-containing protein, with protein sequence MSAAQDLHDLERAQLDSQWLYRQGDLVLGPLSGHQVVEKLYTGELTGKTEVSASGPSGFRKLEELDAFQLHVSKAAVKLKVEAEARAAHARRRSQRIMVGSVAALVLGGLGLGAWHISRYASVYLPGVDRELEIKVDPPVITLAKRSVPEELFEYPGEPKRPPVANKPPEGKPSDTTAEKPGKPEKVASASQVSKPGRSPGGRPTGRVTTDADGLSTEVNYDMASINRVVKQYQSSLFKCFKEEAERRPGFSAKVPLEFTIGNDGHVAQLWVDHPQLKKGPLFDCLFGELKKWPFKPYPGERATVNLAFTIGKK encoded by the coding sequence ATGTCGGCCGCACAAGATCTGCATGACCTCGAGCGGGCACAGCTCGATTCCCAATGGCTTTATCGTCAGGGCGACCTCGTCCTTGGCCCCCTGTCCGGCCACCAGGTGGTGGAGAAGCTGTATACGGGGGAGCTGACGGGGAAGACGGAGGTTTCCGCCTCGGGCCCGAGCGGCTTCCGCAAGCTCGAGGAGCTGGACGCCTTCCAGCTGCACGTGTCGAAGGCGGCGGTGAAGCTGAAGGTGGAGGCGGAGGCGAGGGCCGCGCACGCCCGGCGCAGGAGCCAGCGGATCATGGTGGGGAGCGTGGCGGCGCTGGTGCTCGGCGGACTGGGCCTGGGGGCGTGGCACATCTCGCGCTACGCATCCGTGTACCTGCCGGGTGTCGATCGCGAGCTGGAGATCAAGGTGGATCCGCCCGTCATCACCCTGGCGAAGCGCTCCGTGCCCGAGGAGCTGTTCGAGTACCCGGGCGAGCCGAAGCGGCCACCGGTGGCCAACAAGCCCCCCGAGGGCAAGCCCTCCGACACGACGGCGGAGAAGCCCGGCAAGCCGGAGAAGGTGGCGTCGGCCTCGCAGGTGTCGAAGCCGGGCCGCTCCCCGGGTGGGCGCCCGACGGGCAGGGTCACCACGGACGCGGACGGCCTGTCGACCGAGGTCAACTACGACATGGCCTCCATCAACCGGGTGGTGAAGCAGTACCAGTCGTCGCTCTTCAAGTGCTTCAAGGAGGAGGCCGAGCGCCGTCCGGGCTTCTCCGCCAAGGTTCCGCTCGAGTTCACCATCGGCAACGACGGCCACGTGGCGCAGCTGTGGGTGGACCACCCGCAGCTCAAGAAGGGCCCGCTCTTCGACTGCCTCTTCGGCGAGCTGAAGAAGTGGCCCTTCAAGCCCTACCCGGGCGAGCGGGCCACGGTGAACCTCGCGTTCACCATCGGTAAAAAGTAG
- the larE gene encoding ATP-dependent sacrificial sulfur transferase LarE: MLTPERIQALCDSSRPKLDTMRAALRAHGSALVAFSGGVDSTFVLKIAVEELGEKALALTALSASVAPEEEREARELAAKLGARHVVVSSDELSNPQYAANPTNRCYFCKTELYDLCEAKRKELGLAVVLDGFNADDFKDHRPGHKAAKEHEVRSPLALAGLTKEEIRAWSQVLGLPTWDKPQMACLASRIPYGTSVTRERLFQIAGAESELRKRGFRQFRVRYHQEIARIELSAEEYERFLSAEVRREVDVALKALGFKFVALDLEPFRSGRMNEAAGIQRPGADTHPLPVVS, translated from the coding sequence ATGCTGACCCCCGAGCGGATCCAGGCCCTGTGTGACTCCTCCCGTCCCAAGCTGGACACGATGCGCGCGGCGTTGCGCGCGCACGGTTCGGCGCTGGTGGCGTTCTCGGGAGGGGTGGACTCGACGTTCGTGCTGAAGATCGCGGTGGAGGAGCTGGGGGAGAAGGCGCTGGCGCTGACGGCGCTGTCGGCGTCGGTGGCGCCCGAGGAGGAGCGGGAGGCGCGGGAGCTGGCGGCGAAGCTGGGGGCGCGGCACGTGGTGGTGTCGAGCGACGAGCTGTCCAACCCTCAGTACGCGGCCAACCCGACGAACCGCTGCTACTTCTGCAAGACGGAGCTGTACGACCTCTGCGAGGCGAAGCGCAAGGAGCTGGGGCTGGCGGTGGTGCTGGACGGCTTCAACGCGGACGACTTCAAGGATCACCGGCCGGGGCACAAGGCGGCGAAGGAGCACGAGGTGCGCTCGCCGTTGGCGTTGGCGGGGCTGACGAAGGAGGAGATCCGGGCGTGGAGCCAGGTGTTGGGGCTGCCGACGTGGGACAAGCCGCAGATGGCGTGCCTGGCGTCGCGGATTCCGTACGGGACGTCGGTGACGAGGGAGCGGCTGTTCCAGATCGCCGGGGCGGAGTCGGAGCTGCGCAAGAGGGGATTCCGGCAGTTCCGGGTGCGTTACCACCAGGAGATCGCGCGAATCGAGCTGTCGGCGGAGGAGTACGAGCGCTTCCTGTCGGCGGAGGTGAGGCGGGAGGTGGACGTGGCGCTGAAGGCGCTGGGCTTCAAGTTCGTGGCGTTGGATCTGGAGCCATTCCGTTCGGGGCGGATGAACGAGGCGGCGGGAATCCAGCGGCCCGGGGCGGACACGCACCCCCTGCCAGTGGTCAGCTGA
- a CDS encoding ubiquitin-like small modifier protein 1 — translation MATVRIPTSLRSFTGNKGEVRVAGATVGEVLHNLEKAHPGIGSRVLDDKGAVRRYVNVFLNDEDIRFLGELSTPVAEGDRITLIPAIAGG, via the coding sequence ATGGCCACGGTTCGCATTCCCACGTCGCTGCGGAGCTTCACGGGCAACAAGGGCGAGGTCCGCGTCGCGGGCGCCACGGTGGGCGAGGTGCTGCACAACCTGGAGAAGGCGCACCCGGGCATCGGCTCGCGGGTGCTCGACGACAAGGGCGCGGTGCGGCGCTACGTGAACGTGTTTCTCAACGATGAAGACATCCGGTTCCTGGGCGAGCTGTCCACGCCCGTGGCGGAGGGAGATCGCATCACCCTCATCCCGGCCATCGCGGGAGGGTAG
- a CDS encoding Mov34/MPN/PAD-1 family protein → MPEDLSEVIRHLEAAYPREGCGVLLRAGEGGPWRVRPLRNACDALHTSRTAYAFDPREWLGVLLEAEARSEHVACVFHSHVDRGAYFSDEDRRQAAPDGQPLIPGVTYLVIAVRAGCARDAAIFWWECGGFQDRRVSLDLLGRQPDGIP, encoded by the coding sequence TTGCCGGAAGATCTGTCGGAGGTCATCCGGCACCTGGAGGCCGCCTATCCGCGGGAGGGCTGTGGGGTGTTGTTGCGAGCGGGGGAGGGTGGGCCCTGGCGCGTCCGCCCCCTGCGCAACGCGTGCGACGCGCTCCACACCTCCCGGACCGCCTACGCGTTCGACCCCCGCGAGTGGCTCGGCGTCCTCCTGGAGGCCGAGGCCCGCAGCGAGCACGTGGCCTGCGTGTTCCACTCACATGTGGATAGAGGTGCGTATTTCTCCGACGAGGATCGACGCCAGGCGGCACCGGACGGACAGCCGCTGATCCCCGGGGTGACGTACCTCGTCATCGCCGTGCGCGCGGGGTGTGCCAGGGACGCGGCAATTTTCTGGTGGGAGTGCGGAGGGTTCCAGGATCGTCGGGTTTCACTGGACTTGTTGGGTCGCCAACCTGACGGAATCCCTTGA
- a CDS encoding ribbon-helix-helix domain-containing protein, producing MDMNPRLTSVVFRLNREKLDALKELSRSTRIRQSEYLREAISDLLTKYEDRLVD from the coding sequence ATGGACATGAATCCTCGCCTCACCTCGGTGGTGTTCCGTCTCAACCGCGAGAAGCTCGATGCGCTCAAGGAGCTGTCGCGGTCGACGAGGATCCGCCAGAGCGAGTACCTCCGGGAGGCGATCTCGGATCTGCTGACGAAGTACGAGGATCGGCTGGTCGACTAG
- a CDS encoding AI-2E family transporter: protein MTGFDTKRWSNLIFAGLFGLALILFSRILLPFLMPVLLGGFLVVLFLPLQDTLFRTRLRNYPSLCAGLSTVAIFLLILAPLAVVGWLVAREVLGLMEHTQDVLDRMDLRQVAANLNLPRGLRRYVPATPQTEQALAGAMASGASVLSELLGAGTALIIDLFLMTVAMYYFFLDGRRLWAEATQLIPLDKRYTQAFAQEFTDVAHAIIYGNTITALVQGALGVVGLMLAKVPHAGVWGAAMVLVAMVPVGGTALVWGPIGAVLVLLGRVNEGVFLLAWGAFVVSSIDNVLRPKLCGSRMALHPLLVFLSMFGGLAVFGMMGLLVGPLIASLFMAMVRIYRRDFLRVPPVSQPVVVSEPPSVVAPVVAPQAMTASGPTVIEG, encoded by the coding sequence GTGACGGGTTTCGACACCAAGCGGTGGTCCAATCTTATCTTCGCCGGGTTGTTCGGCCTGGCGTTGATTCTCTTCTCGAGAATTCTTCTTCCGTTCCTGATGCCGGTGCTGCTGGGCGGCTTCCTCGTGGTGCTGTTCCTGCCCCTTCAGGACACCCTGTTCCGCACCCGGTTGAGGAACTACCCCTCGTTGTGCGCGGGTCTCTCCACCGTGGCGATCTTCCTGCTCATCCTCGCGCCGCTGGCGGTGGTGGGGTGGCTGGTGGCTCGCGAGGTGCTGGGGTTGATGGAGCACACGCAGGATGTGCTGGACCGGATGGATTTGCGGCAGGTGGCCGCGAACCTGAACCTGCCGCGAGGGCTGCGCCGCTACGTGCCGGCGACCCCGCAGACGGAGCAGGCGCTGGCGGGGGCGATGGCCAGCGGGGCCTCGGTGCTCAGTGAGCTGCTGGGGGCCGGCACGGCGCTCATCATCGACCTGTTCCTGATGACGGTGGCCATGTACTACTTCTTCCTGGACGGCCGCCGCCTGTGGGCCGAGGCCACGCAGCTCATCCCGCTCGACAAGCGCTACACCCAGGCGTTCGCGCAGGAGTTCACCGACGTGGCGCACGCCATCATCTATGGCAACACCATCACCGCGCTGGTGCAGGGGGCGCTGGGGGTGGTGGGGCTGATGCTGGCGAAGGTGCCGCACGCGGGGGTGTGGGGCGCGGCCATGGTGCTGGTGGCGATGGTGCCGGTGGGGGGTACGGCGCTCGTCTGGGGTCCCATCGGCGCGGTGCTGGTGCTGCTGGGCCGGGTGAACGAGGGCGTCTTCCTGCTGGCCTGGGGCGCCTTCGTGGTGAGCAGCATCGACAACGTGCTCCGGCCGAAGCTGTGCGGCTCGCGCATGGCGCTGCACCCGCTGCTCGTCTTCCTGTCCATGTTCGGCGGGCTGGCGGTGTTCGGGATGATGGGGCTGCTGGTGGGGCCGCTCATCGCGTCGCTCTTCATGGCCATGGTGCGCATCTACCGGCGCGACTTCCTGAGGGTGCCGCCGGTGTCGCAGCCGGTGGTGGTGTCCGAGCCCCCGTCCGTGGTGGCGCCCGTGGTCGCGCCCCAGGCGATGACGGCGTCCGGGCCCACGGTGATCGAGGGTTGA
- a CDS encoding tRNA pseudouridine synthase A, with protein MKRTPAALWIWYRGTPFIGFQRQPDGLTVQEALEDALRKAGVPYPVMPAGRTDRGVHARMQVVSVRLPPCYTSEMLAERLPPHAPPDLGLCVARRPPEGFHAQWSAAGKEYRYRIQLGGRASEAWQPFVMEPSTEPRLEGLALAPERLAEQLGAAVGCRDFYAFHEHSSLRKPRTLTSATLHELGNGLFEARLRGDGFGRYQVRYLVGSALLTAAGALSEELYRSALDSSTTIPGLKAPAKGLVLWEVHYPAKVDPFPAEERALPPGLPLGPPFSFPAEAGSSEAA; from the coding sequence GTGAAGAGAACCCCCGCCGCCCTGTGGATCTGGTACCGAGGTACCCCCTTCATTGGCTTCCAGCGCCAGCCGGACGGCCTCACCGTCCAGGAGGCCCTCGAGGACGCCCTCCGCAAGGCCGGTGTCCCCTACCCCGTCATGCCCGCCGGCCGCACCGATCGCGGCGTCCATGCGCGCATGCAGGTGGTCAGCGTCCGCCTGCCTCCCTGCTACACCTCGGAGATGCTGGCCGAAAGGCTCCCGCCTCATGCTCCGCCGGATCTCGGGCTGTGCGTCGCCCGGCGCCCCCCCGAGGGCTTCCACGCCCAGTGGAGCGCCGCCGGCAAGGAGTACCGCTACCGCATCCAGCTCGGAGGCCGGGCCTCGGAGGCCTGGCAGCCGTTCGTCATGGAGCCCTCGACCGAGCCTCGATTGGAGGGGCTGGCCCTCGCTCCCGAGCGGCTGGCGGAGCAGCTCGGCGCCGCGGTGGGCTGCCGCGACTTCTACGCCTTCCACGAGCACTCGAGTCTGCGCAAGCCGCGCACCCTCACGTCCGCCACCCTGCACGAGCTGGGCAATGGCCTCTTCGAGGCCCGCCTGCGCGGTGATGGCTTCGGCCGCTACCAGGTGCGCTACCTCGTGGGCTCCGCGCTCCTCACCGCCGCGGGCGCCCTCTCCGAGGAGCTCTACCGCTCCGCCCTCGACTCGAGCACCACCATCCCGGGCCTCAAGGCCCCCGCCAAGGGGCTCGTCCTCTGGGAGGTGCACTACCCCGCCAAGGTGGATCCGTTCCCCGCCGAGGAGCGGGCCCTCCCCCCGGGTCTCCCCCTGGGGCCTCCCTTCTCCTTCCCCGCGGAAGCCGGATCCTCCGAGGCCGCCTAG